Sequence from the Parvicella tangerina genome:
TAAGGTAGTCACCAAGACCGTAGACGGTGAAGAGATTCAAGATACGATTTACTATAAAGTACCTCAATTCAAATTTGATACTCCAGATGGAGGAATGATTACGAACAGTGACTTTAAAGATAAGATCCTAGTGGTTAATTTTATTCAGATGGACTGTCCCAATAAGTGTAACCTCGATTTCTTTGCTTTTAAGCGGTTTGTTGCGGATGAGGTGATTGCTAATGACGGTTTTAAAGATGTAGAGATCATATCATGTGTATTGGACTCTGGTGTTACCAATGAAAGAATTTTGGAGTTCATCGACTTTCACGAAATCAATACGGATCGGTGGCACATTGTTACTGGGAATATGGGACAGATCTACGATACGGATATGAAGACACAGAACCCATGGCAAGCGGAAGATGTAGATTATGGGTACCCAAAAGTGGCTCATATAATGACGTTGCTTCTCGATCAAGAAAGACATATTAGAGGAAAGTATATTACCCCGCAAACAAGCGAGAATAAAAGAGTAACGAAAGAAATTAGTATCCTTTTACGTGAACAAGAAGAAAATGGCGGTGTTTAGATTGATTGGCTTTTTCCTTGCTTGCTTCATTTTTCTTCACAGTTGTAAACAAGGTGATTCAGAGGCAAGTTCTTCGGAAGAGAAGGAAGCAAAGACATCTTTGCCAATTTTTGGTGTTAAAGAGTTTATTCCTGGAGTGGATTCGGACACGGTTTATCACACAGTAGAGGACTGGAAATTTATCAACCAGGATAGTCTTTATGTGAGTAAATCTGACTACCTCGGAAAGCCTTACATTGCATATTTCTTCTTCTCTCACTGCCCCAAGATTTGTCCCAAGATCAACTCAAATATGAAGTACTTTCAAGAACAGACATCAGGGCTTGAATACAATGTTATCGCACATACTGTTGATCCAGAAAGAGATTCAGTGGAGCGGCTAAAATTTTATGGAGATGAGTACGGTTTTGATTATGCTAACTATAACTTTGTAACTGGAAACAAAGAAGAGATTTACACATTAGGTGTAAAAAGTTACCTTGTTCCCAATCAGGAAGATGCCTTGGCACCTGGTGGGTTTCTGCATTCGGAAAAACTGATCCTGATCGATAGCAAAGGAAGGATTAGAGGTTATTATGAAGGAACGGAGAAAGATGAAGTGGATTTATTGATTGAGGATTTGAAATTATTGATTAAACTTGAAGAGAATGAGTGACGCAGTAGCAAGAGATGAACAAAAATTTAAGCTGTGGATTACGGTTTTGTCTATTGCAATTCCTGTTGCTGTTGCTGTTCTTTTTGGTGTTAACCTGCGTGAACTTGGCCTCAACGTTAAGCCATTAACTTTTTTGCCTCCGATTTATGCAAGCATTAATGGATTGACAGCAGTATTGCTAGTCGGGGCTATTCTTGCGATTAAAAAGGGAAATCGAAAGCTTCACGAACGCTTAATCAAGTTTGCATTAGTGTGTTCAAGTTTGTTTTTGGTGATGTATGTAGCCTACCACATGACATCTGACAGTACTCCCTATGGCGGAGAAGGTGCTATGAGGTATGTTTATTTTTTTATTTTAATTAGCCATATTGTGCTGTCTGTAGTTATTATTCCATTCGTTTTGGTAACCTACACTAGAGCGTTATTAGGAAAGTTTAATGCACATAAGAAAATTGCTCGAATCGCTTTCCCATTGTGGTTATATGTTGCCATTACTGGAGTAGTAGTGTACTTAATGATTAGTCCATATTATGTTTAGAAAAGTACTTCAGATATTTATTTTAGTATTGGGCTTGGTCATGTTTAATGCGCAAGCTCTAGCTCAAGGATGCGTAAACTGTAGGACTCAAATAGAAAGTAGTCAACAGAACGAATTAACAGTAGGTAATGGAATTAATGCCGGTATTACAATTCTTATGATCTCCCCATACATCCTTTTGGCGGTTGCTTTTTACTTTATTTTTGGCAAAAGGGTGAAGTACTTCTTTAAAGACCTGATCGGGCTTTGGAAAAAATGAAAATTCCTACCTTCGTAGGGTGAGTTTTACCGACAAATATGCTGATGTATTCAGGAGAATACTCCCTGCTCCGTTTACGATTGCATTAATCTTGACATTAATCTCCTTTGTGCTCGTACTTACAATGGGGTCAGGAGATTTTTTTGATAATGAAAAGTCTAAGTTAGTTAATACCTTAGACTTATGGTATCAAGGGTTATGGGATAGTGGAGGCTTTAAATTTGCGATGCAAATGATGCTCATGTTATTGCTTGGCCATGTAGTTGCCCTTTCTAAGCCAATTGATAACTTTCTGAATAAATTATCCAGCTATGCCAAAGATAATGCTTCTGCGGCTGTTTTAGTGACGTTTACCACCATTGTGGTTAGTTTGTTTAATTGGGGGTTAGGACTTGTCTTCGGGGCTTTATTTGCTAGAAAAATTGGAGAGAAAGCAACAAAAGAACGATGGTCCATCAATTATGGATTAATTGGTGCTTGCGGTTATGTAGGGCTCATGGTTTGGCATGGAGGGTTATCTGGTTCAGCACCGATCAAAGCAGCGGACCCTTCTCAACTTGTTGAGTTGATGAAAGGAAGCTCGTTCAGTGGAGAATTACCAACATTAATCCCCATGACAGAAACTGTCTTTTCTACGATGAATATTCTGGTGAGTATCACCTTGTTGATCATGTTGTCTTTGCTAGCACTTTGGTTAGGCAGATCCGTGAAAACAAAAGTTCCATCAATCCAAAAAATAGTGGATGAAAAAGAGGTGGCAGATCAGAAAGTATTCGGTGCTGAAAGACTGGATGCTTCAATTTGGATTGGAAGAACACTTGGAATTGGATTGCTGTGCTATGTTGGTGTAAGGATTTATTATACACCTGAACCATGGATGCTAAAGTTTATAACTCCCGATTTTATGAATTTCACTTTGCTAGCCTTAGCATTGCTTTTTCATGGGAGCATTAAGCGAACGTTAGATGCTGTGGGGCAGGCAATCGGTGGAGTAAGTGGTATTTTACTTCAATTTCCGTTGTATTATGGGATACTATCCTTGATGCAAGGAAGTGGATTAATGAATGAACTGGCGAATAGTGTCAGTAGCATATCGGATGAAACAACTTTTCCGCTGATGACGTTCTTTTCTGCAGGGGTAATGAATGTCTTTGTTCCAAGCGGGGGAGGTCAATGGGTTGTTCAGGGACCAGTAATTATCGAAACAGCAGTATCTAATCATTTGTCGCTTTCCAAAGGAGTGATGGCCATGGCATACGGAGATCAATTAACGAATATGCTTCAACCGTTTTGGGCATTGCCTCTACTAGCCATCACCGGTCTAAAAGCTAAAGAAATACTGCCTTACACATTACTTTTTATGTTGGCTGGTGTGTTGATTTTTAGCGTTGCCCTCATCTTTTTATAAATTCTTTTTGCGACTTTTTTTTACTTTCTCGTTAGTATAGGAAAAGTGTTATGAAAAATACAGAAAAAGTAAGTAAAGGAAATTGCACATGTACAAATTGTGAGTGCACGAAATGTGATTGTAAGACGTGTTCTCCAACAA
This genomic interval carries:
- a CDS encoding SCO family protein — protein: MAVFRLIGFFLACFIFLHSCKQGDSEASSSEEKEAKTSLPIFGVKEFIPGVDSDTVYHTVEDWKFINQDSLYVSKSDYLGKPYIAYFFFSHCPKICPKINSNMKYFQEQTSGLEYNVIAHTVDPERDSVERLKFYGDEYGFDYANYNFVTGNKEEIYTLGVKSYLVPNQEDALAPGGFLHSEKLILIDSKGRIRGYYEGTEKDEVDLLIEDLKLLIKLEENE
- a CDS encoding DUF420 domain-containing protein — protein: MSDAVARDEQKFKLWITVLSIAIPVAVAVLFGVNLRELGLNVKPLTFLPPIYASINGLTAVLLVGAILAIKKGNRKLHERLIKFALVCSSLFLVMYVAYHMTSDSTPYGGEGAMRYVYFFILISHIVLSVVIIPFVLVTYTRALLGKFNAHKKIARIAFPLWLYVAITGVVVYLMISPYYV
- a CDS encoding SCO family protein, translated to MSKKERSLISKILLFAGMFGFPAFFILFFALGKQNFEYLLYYGDHKVVTKTVDGEEIQDTIYYKVPQFKFDTPDGGMITNSDFKDKILVVNFIQMDCPNKCNLDFFAFKRFVADEVIANDGFKDVEIISCVLDSGVTNERILEFIDFHEINTDRWHIVTGNMGQIYDTDMKTQNPWQAEDVDYGYPKVAHIMTLLLDQERHIRGKYITPQTSENKRVTKEISILLREQEENGGV
- a CDS encoding TIGR00366 family protein, producing MSFTDKYADVFRRILPAPFTIALILTLISFVLVLTMGSGDFFDNEKSKLVNTLDLWYQGLWDSGGFKFAMQMMLMLLLGHVVALSKPIDNFLNKLSSYAKDNASAAVLVTFTTIVVSLFNWGLGLVFGALFARKIGEKATKERWSINYGLIGACGYVGLMVWHGGLSGSAPIKAADPSQLVELMKGSSFSGELPTLIPMTETVFSTMNILVSITLLIMLSLLALWLGRSVKTKVPSIQKIVDEKEVADQKVFGAERLDASIWIGRTLGIGLLCYVGVRIYYTPEPWMLKFITPDFMNFTLLALALLFHGSIKRTLDAVGQAIGGVSGILLQFPLYYGILSLMQGSGLMNELANSVSSISDETTFPLMTFFSAGVMNVFVPSGGGQWVVQGPVIIETAVSNHLSLSKGVMAMAYGDQLTNMLQPFWALPLLAITGLKAKEILPYTLLFMLAGVLIFSVALIFL